The genomic region ACCTCAGCCAACACAACATTGACACAGAAGGACGCCCGATGCCACCAACCCTTCCGCAAAAACCACCGGCAACGAGATGGCTACAGAAACCACAGGGCTGGTGTCAAGTCCGCTTTACACCATACGGGATGGATTACCATGCACTTTTTACCATACTCATCGTTGTTTCAACAACTACGACTTAGACATCTCGTCCACAAGATGGGCTCGGGTACGCGTCCAAGCCCCCGACCCTAGTCTCGACACTCTGCTCGGTCAAAATGCAGGATACAAGGGCCAGACATCCTCCACCTGATCAAAGGCAACTGCTAGGAGAAGGACCATCCCGGTGGCCATACTGctataggggctcggactcgcctACTCTCCACATTACGACAACCCTGGCACTCCTGGGTTCCctacttgaggctataaaaggaggAGTCCATGGCTTCCAGGGGGCAGAGGACAACACTTCACCATTTGCCCTCCACGATCGATATTGACACTAGCCTCAATCACACACAGAGACTTGGGATCCACTCCCTCTCTTGATCAACTTGTATCCCATACTACAAGCACCTAGCTGCAAGATAATATAAATCTCATTCCCCGTTGGAAGTAGAGCCTTCTATTGCCTAAAGCATGATAAATCTTGTCTTCTTACATCACCCATATGGTCTGAGACACGTAGCAGGATACGTAGCACAAAGTCACTAGTTGATTAGGTCCATCGGATCAAAACACCGACAGATACATATCAAAATAAAATTACAAAACATATTCATTTACGGTAGCAATTAGACCACAAACAACATAAAATGTAATAAAAGCATAACCCGGATTACATATATACATGCATACTAAAATAGCATCTTAGCACACGTTTCACATAGCAACCCTTCGTAATTATGTGTATCCATATATTACATATCCAAAAGCAAGATAAAACACATTAATACAGGTTCTTGATCCTACCAACAAAGGCCCAAACTGTACATCAACAAGATGTTCTAGTTTCATAAGACAAGCATAAACATAAAGGCTAAGCTACAGGCATATATATCTTCTGTACCGTTGCAATGAACATAAAAGCATGAAGTTTCCTTGTCCCGGACGGAAGCTAGGAGCAGATAAACACTGCATTTTATTGGAAAGGAAAAAAAAAGATCTTTATGTAAGATATAAATAGTGTTGGTGAGTAATGAGGTAATCTGAACGAAAATGTTTGGCATTATTCAGTTTCTGATTGCCATGTtaaaatgtgctagatgtgcaaCAATATGACCTGTGCTACTATAGTCTAACCTTAGAACAAAAAAAATATAATTGCAcggaataaaaataaataaattcctGGGCTGTTCATTTACGAATTGATGGTCCAAAAAGGACCCACCCTAGCCAAGTTGTGATGAATCCCGTGTTGCAGAAGCAGCATTGCTTATTTCATTGATATTGATTCAACCAAACACCCTGAACCATTTGCTGACCAGCCTGTACCAGAGCATCCAATTGGTGAACAAAACTTGGAGAAATGAAATGAATTTGAGGCCAGCAGAGGCTCGACGTGTTGGTGGATGGCCTATGATGATGGACGACGTGCTGGAAGTGGGCAATATAATTTAGATAATCAAAATCAACAGTTCAAATCACTAGAAAACCTCTTAAATCTAATGAACAATATTATTTAGAACATCTCTCATCCTTTCCCTCTCTGTACCGTCGGTCCTGTCCTTCCCACTCCCCGTGACCCCATCGCTCTCTCCTCTCACTCACGCTGCCTTCACCTTCGACACTTCTTCCCTCTCACtcacgctgccgtcaccgtcgacaCTTCTTCCTTTCCGGGACTATAGCATAAGCACGATCTATATGCCAGTGAATAATAGGAGAAGAGTTTCCTCACAATTGGGAAAAAACGATGAACAAATCTTCTATTTTTTTCTGTCTTTGTTGTTCAATCTTAATAGGCCTCCATGTAAAAGCCCATCGACATCCGCCGAACATTCGCCGAAACGAAAGCCCGGCACCGGAAAAAAAAAACATTCGCGGTCGCTTCTTTCTTCTTGCCCAATCCAACTCCAAACTCTCCATCCAGTgggaaaaaaaaaacaaaaagggTACCGGAAGCGGCGAAAGCCTCGCCCCCCGCCGCTCTCGCATCGTCTCCGGAGCGCACGTCAGATCAGGTGCGCCGCGCCCCCCTCGCCTAAGCTGCGACGACCATCCATCGAACAGGTACCACTCGCCGCTGCCCCTCCTTTCCCTTCCTGCTGCGCCGTGGAACCCTCTAAGCGATTTGGATTTGGATCTCACCTCGCTCCTTCCCGTGGCGATACGACTCGCCGTGACTTTGATCCGTGGCGGTGGCTCTGCGGGTGCAGGAAGGATGACGGGCTCCATGGATCTCCCGGCCAAGGGCGGGTTCAGCTTCGACCTGTGCCGCCGGAACAACATGCTGGAGAAGAACGGGCTCAAGGTCCCGGGATTCAGGAAGACCGGGACAACCATCGTCGGCCTCGTCTTTCAGGTGCGGCCGCCTACTCGTTGTGTTGACTTTTGGTGTCCCGGCAATTTGGTGTGGCTTCTGCTGGTTCAGAGTTACCCATGTGCCCGAATTTGGTCGGCATGAGCCTCCTCGTGCTGGCTTGTGTCGTTTATGTTAATTATGTCTCGGAACTTATTTTTGGGGCGCTGAGCTGCTCAATTGAGCCTTTGCAAACAAAATCTGCCTGATATCAATCCCATGCTCAACTTCCTGTTGCGCGTGCTGCTAATACAAATTGGGAAAATGTTCTGTGCAAACCACCCTCCTAGTGAAAGTCCCCAGTGTTTTGTTATGTTTGTTTCCATTGCATTAGCTTAGGGGAAAATGTATACATAGTACATACAGATATATTCATCCCAATGAAAAAAACTCTGCAAATGATTCTCTGACAAATCCTAATTGAATCCTGATTTGCATCTACTTGTGATTGAAAGAACAAGTCTAATGGATAGTAATTTCATATTCACAACTTTATACCATTTTTTAGTAAATATACACTAGTGCTCTCAGGCAGTGCTGCTAGATGAAAGACCTTGCAACATTGTGTTTTGAATGGGCATTGTTTCATATGCCCGCATTCATTGAGATTAATATTGGATTAAGTCATGCTTCTATCTAGGATGGGGTTGTTCTTGGGGCAGACACAAGGGCAACTGAGGGCCCCATAGTTGCTGATAAGAACTGTGAGAAAATCCACTTTATGGCACCGAATATATACTGCTGTGGAGCAGGAACTGCTGCGGACACGGAGGCCGTTACAGGTAGATGACTACAAGACTGAGATCTTGCTGCCTTTTCACACTCATTTCTTCCATTGAATTTTTTATTGACATCTGATTCAATTTACTTCAGATATGGTGAGCTCCCAGCTACAGCTTCACCGTTATGCAACGGGCCGCGAATCAAGAGTTGTAACTGCTCTTACACTACTGAAGTCACACCTCTTCAAGTGAGCTCCTCTCGCATGCACATTTACAACATTCTATCATTGTGTCAACACCTGACCAGCTTATGCCATTGTGTTAGGTATCAAGGCCATGTCAGTGCTGCCCTTGTTCTTGGTGGAGTGGATTGTACTGGGCCACATTTACACACTGTTAGTAACTGAGTATAACTGTCTGTTTCTTGTTGTAAGTGTGATGTAAGGTAGTTAGTAGTTACGTTAACTTTGTAATGTGCAGGTTTATCCACACGGGTCCACTGATACTCTTCCTTTTGCCACCATGGGCTCTGGTTCTCTTGCTGCAATGTCAGTGTTTGAATCGAAGTACAAAGAAGGCCTTACTGTAAGTGAACTGGTGCAATAGTTCCTTGATTTAACCATGGTGGTTCGTAGTTGCATAATTGCATTTGATGGTGTTTGTTTTCATTACAAAAAGTTTATCAGTACTGAATTGTTTTTATCTTCTATGTAGAGGGAGGAGGGAATACAGATTGTGTGCGAAGCAATCTGTGCTGGTATTTTCAATGACTTGGGTAGTGGGAGCAACGTGGACGTCTGCGTGATAACCAAGGTATGTGTTTTCTGTTTCCCTTTTTTAGAGTTCCAGGACTGAACTGCCAAAATCCTGGCACAAATCCATTGGGAAATGGCCCAACTTAACAAGCGTAAGTTTAAGAGCACAAGACTCATCATGCATGGGACATAGGTCAATCTCACTTACATCAACAGGGAGAAGGCCCAAGCAAACTTTTGAAGCAAAACTATAACGAGAACTAATGCTGCAACATGCATTTTCACTGCAAATGTTGAAAAAAAGCCCAAACCAAAACGAAGTGCATTGCTTGCTTGTTAGAGAACGAGCTTTCAAACTATCTCTGCAACAACTGACTTCGACTCGAGATGTATGTAATGTAATATATACGCTGGACTGTCACATGGTTTGATTTACACTTGAGGTCATCAATTTCCAATAATGCTCAATTGAGTAAACCACAACACTGCATCTTGTACTGCAAATATTTGCCTTTTGAACAAATCAAAGAACATGAATATATTATTGTTATTAACCCTTGAGAGTGCTTTGCTGACCAACACCTATTGACATTACAGGGGAAGACAGAATACTTGAGAAACCACCAGTTGCCGAATCCCAGGACTTATGCTAGTTCAAAGGGATACAGTTTCACCAAGGGGCAGACTGGTGAGTTCCTGGCTAACGAAATAGTTGTGTATAGGATATGGCATACCGTTTGATATAAAAagtataaatgcatgattctgctGTTCGCAGAGGTACTGTCTTCAAAGGTCACACTTCTAAAGCAGAAGGTTGAGGTCGCCGAGGGTGGTGATGCTATGGAGGAGTGATCTTGCATCCTGCATTCATACAAGCATATTCTGAATCTGTGTAACTTTGCTTAGTGGATCAGCTAGAACAAGAAAAAAGAAAATTTGGAGATCTTTGCTGTACTCGCTGGACCAAAGCCAGGGTTCTTATGCTAAATGTGTTTCTAATGTTTGGCACATTTTAAATTGCTTGTTGTTTCCGAATGTTTAAAACCGGTGAAGGTATGGTATTTGCTTGGAGATGTTATTACTGTCGCGTCGGTTGTTTGTCGAACGACTAGGTAATGGCGCAATGAAAATCATGCCTGATGCAGTGGTTTACATGACACATCTGTCTGGATTACAGTACAGCTGTACTGGGAGGGCTATGTCATGTCTGGCTTGTTGACCTGACTATCAATGTTCAGTTTAGCTCTGTTAGTAGATTAGCGAAGCAAGAAATCTGCGGGTAGTAGCATGTTTTGCCAAAGGATTTGAGTCATGTTACTTGAGCAATATTTGCTCAAAAGACATCTTAAATCTGGAAGAGATTGAGTTATTTGTCTCGCAGATAACTCAAAAGACAAGATGGATGGATGTGGCAGGCATAGAGTTTGCATCCAGAAAGGCTAACCTGCTCGTTCTTGGAATTAATTTTCTGGACATATCCAGAGAAGGGCACCAGAGCAATGCAAGCACATGAATTATTTGAGACACTAGGGTCTAGGGGTGCCCGCGTGCTGGGTCAAAGTCATGCCTAGTTTAATAGGACCTTGATTTTGTTGAACAACGGCAATCGTTAATAAAAATTTTTTTAGAAATAACTCTGGCCCTACGTTTAAGGCTGGTTTGCTGGCTAGGAAAACTAGAGAGAATATATGAGGATCATCTCATCTttctatttaattttgaatagAAAGGTGATTCCTCTTCATGGACCACCTTCAATTCTTTGGCAACCAAATCAGTCTTGAGATTTTAAGTTCGTCATATTATATTAAAGATATTGTCGTATGTGTATGTCCATTAGACGGGTAGAGATCGGCCCATGCGGGTTTGTTCGGTTAGGAGTAAATTGAAAGAGGATcagaggggattaaatcccttcctattcaaaattaaatagaaGGGAATTTGATACCCTCAGGCCTTGTTTGAAAACTACCGTATTCATCTTATTTAAGTAGATTGCAGTGCaatttaaactaatttacacctcAATCCACCTCAATACTTGTGGATTGTGGTAAATACGAGAGTATTCAAATAAGGCCTGAGACCTTGTTTAGATACTCTAGTATTCATCTGAATCCATATGTATTAGGGTGGATTAGGTGTAAATTAATTTAATTTATATCTAAATCCACATCAATACATATGGATTAGCGTGAATAGTAGACAAAGCCTTAATCTTCTCTAATACACTTAGGGCATATACAAGGGTTGTTTTAAGTTGTGTCTCAGAGTGTGTCTAGAGGGGTGAATGTAAAAAAACCAAAGACAtgtatcttgacgaagacacagtgTCTTAGCTCTATGTTCGAGAGAGGAGACTAActgattggtcactttaatttattgaatgctcTAATTGGTACAATAAATATggtaagacacatgttttagacatgACCACTGTATTATATTGTGTTTTAGTTATGTTTTATACTTTGAGTACCGTGCAACAGTGTCTAGGATGCCTTTTACGGACAATTTCTGCGGTGGCAGCGGCCGGTGAAGATCGAGCTTCTCCCCTACCGCTGAAGTCACTCCAAAATTTAAAATGTACATAGTAGGCTTATATAGTTATGTACTGCAGTACTTTAGTacttgttatcttttaacagCTACCCGTTATATTAGCACTGAACAAGAATCAATAGTGGATGGATCAATCTATAGGCACGTGCGTGTTGGATTGGATGGAATGGAATCGACCACATCTTTCGCGTCGCAGCCAGTTGCCCACCCCCCTGTGGAGGTGGAattggaatcgaaatgggaatggGAATCCCAGCGCCAGCCAGCTTTGCACCTCTCTTTGAGCTTCCTCCTGTCCTTTTGCTGCAACTAGTAGCACTGGCTTCATCTAGAGGGACCGTCTCCTCTCCTGCACCCagactcctctctctctctctctctctctcccctctgtgTGCGGTGTGCCCTGGCCTCCTCCGCCGCCATTGCAGCGAGCAAGATCAATCCCTCTGCTGCCATTCATGGTAACTATATATTTCTTTCTTGCTCTCACGTTCCTGCTCGAATATTCTTTCTAGCATGTACATACAGTTAATCGTTTTGTTTCCTCTTCTATTGTTCTACTGTCTGTGTCAATCGGATGCTTTTTTTTGCAACGTATTTTGAACAGAAGATGGAATTAAGTGTGTTCTACAGATCATACGAAAAATGAAAAAGGGGGAGATAaacaaacaaaacaaaacaaaacaaaaaaatcaCACCATACGTACGTCAGTCTCTTTGTTTCCTTCACTtcttttaattaattaattaatgatgatgaaaatgaaaaaaAACAATTCTTTTGTTTATTTCCTCTCGCCCGGATGGCAGATGCGATCAAGGAGTCCATCAATCAATCAGGACATGTACAGTAGTGTTTAATGTGGAGGCTCTTAGCCTCTTAAGATGTTTAAGAGGGTTATTTAtaaaaaaatcttagagccgtctctccgtgaagagacgcctctggctcgtaaaccaagtagcaACAGATGCCTCACTTCTCACTatacgaatttgtcgtctgttctatcgatctgatgttatataaatacatttaattctgtatttattaatagactatgTTTATAGACACTCTACTgtacaatagagtctcttagttacctcctgtgcttggagaaccgttttggtgtctctccactgtacatgccctcgtCATATCACTCAGCATCTCATTCACACGGGCGCTTTTTACAAGTCATGCtggtccatcaacaagtttgacttGATGGCGGTCATACCCTTCATGCCCAGTGTTTTCAACATTTTGATATCCTAAACGAAGCTAATATCATCTTGCTACCAAAGAAGGAAGGTGCGGAAAAAATCGAAGACTTCAAGCCTATCAGCCTAATTCAATGTGACGCTAAGCTTTTTCTGAAGCTTTTTTCCCTCAGGCTCCGGTCATGGAGAACATCGTTTCCAAGTGTCCGAGCGCCTTCATCAAGGGAAGAAGTACCTATGATACCTTCTTGTATGTTCGTAGCATGGCAAGGAAATTCCACCAAAACAGATCTCCGATGCTTCTCATCAAACTTGATATCTCCAAAGCTTTCGACTAATTCAGATGAGACTACCTTTTAACTCTTCTCTCTCAACTTGGTTTCTGGATCGCTACAGTGCTGGCCACATCCTCGTCCCAGGTTCTTCTCAATGGGATCCCGGGGCAATCGTTCTACCATGGAAGGGTGACCCACTTTTGCCTCTACCTTTTGTCCTGGTATTGGAGCCGCTGCAAAGAATGCTCAGCTTAGCAACTCAGGCTGGAACTCTGTCACAAATATCTAGCAATAGATTGCGGCTTCGTGTCTCAATGTACGTAGATGATATCTACTGTCATTTTCATCAAACCCATCAAAAGCGAATTAGACGCCTTGACCTACATTCTTCATGGTTTCGGGAAGGCATCCAGGCTCCAAACCAATATTCAAAAGTCATCCTTCCTGACAATTAGATGCGATCACATGAACCTCAATGAAACCATTTGCAACTTCCCTGCGACTAGGGCGTTTTTCCCAGTCAAATACCTCGGCATCACTCTGACAGTTTCTAGATTGAGAAAGGTAGTTTTTCAGTATCTACTGGACAAGGTGCATAACAGGATGGTGGCCTGGAAAGGGCGCAACATCACCCATGCTGGAAGACTTATCCTTACTAAGGCGGTGCTTTCCTCGCAGCCGACTCATACACTTTCCGTCCTCAACGCCCAAAGTATGTGTTTAAGGACCTTGATAGGATCAGTAAAATGTTCCTTTGGGCCGGTGGAGAAAACCTAATGGGAGGGAAAATGTAAAGTGAACTGGCCAACGGTGACACGTCCTGTCAACCTCGACGGCCTTGGAATGCTTGATTCAAAAAGATTTTCTAGAGCGTTGCAGTTACGTTGGTTGTGGCTGGATGGGCAAACCCTGATGCTCCATGGGCGGGGCTCGAAACTCCTTGCACCAACACTAACCAACTTCTCTTTGCGGCGGCAACAAGAATAATAATCGTCACAATTTGACAGTCAAGGAAGCGCTAGTTGACCATGGTTGGGTGAGAAGTATCAACTTACAGTTCATCTCGGCAATCGACCACTTGAGCCAATTCATTGAGCCTTGGACAATTGTGCAATCTATGCGCCTCGTGCAAAATACGGAGGATGAGATAACTTGGGCCTTCACTCAAGCAGGCTCCTATTCAACGTCAACAGTATACAGAGCATAGTTCATAGGCCACACCGATGTAAACTTCAAGGCGCTTATACAGAGCATAGTTCATCTGCCTAGGATGCCTAGAAAGGGAGTACGCTCCATGCTCCTTCTCACAGTGTGGGAAATTTGGAAGGAACGAAACTCTTGTATTTTTCAATAGAAGGAGAGAAGCGTGCCGACGCTCCTGTCGAAAATCAAAGAAGAGGCCACCCTTTGGGGCACCGCCGACGCCTTGCAACTTCAGGCGATCCTTCCGGCTATGTAAACCTAAAGCCAATCCTCGCGAGATCCAAAAAAAGTTGTAAATCTGTAATCTAGCCAAGTTTTGCTTGCCCCTTTTTTTGGGGGGAGCGCCCTAGGAAACCTTGTTCAAACTCTTCTTTTTTTTTAATAGAAATGCACACTATCTTGTGCCGTTCATTTCAAAAAGAGGACTTGATGATGCAATGTTGGATGATGCAGAGTCAAGCTGGGGCATTCCCTCCTGGGAAGAAGAT from Zea mays cultivar B73 chromosome 6, Zm-B73-REFERENCE-NAM-5.0, whole genome shotgun sequence harbors:
- the LOC100283485 gene encoding Proteasome subunit beta type-7-A translates to MTGSMDLPAKGGFSFDLCRRNNMLEKNGLKVPGFRKTGTTIVGLVFQDGVVLGADTRATEGPIVADKNCEKIHFMAPNIYCCGAGTAADTEAVTDMVSSQLQLHRYATGRESRVVTALTLLKSHLFKYQGHVSAALVLGGVDCTGPHLHTVYPHGSTDTLPFATMGSGSLAAMSVFESKYKEGLTREEGIQIVCEAICAGIFNDLGSGSNVDVCVITKGKTEYLRNHQLPNPRTYASSKGYSFTKGQTEVLSSKVTLLKQKVEVAEGGDAMEE